The following are from one region of the Nicotiana tabacum cultivar K326 chromosome 3, ASM71507v2, whole genome shotgun sequence genome:
- the LOC107822866 gene encoding homeobox-leucine zipper protein ATHB-40-like — translation MNHQVAADEMVLISQYYPDIYTQLVPQQGESKPRRRRKKKQGEGSGSGIMRKRKLSDEQVNLLEQSFGSEHKLESERKDKLASELGLDPRQVAVWFQNRRARWKSKKLEEEYSKLKSDHDTNVVEKCRLESEVLKLKDQLSEAEKEIQRLLLERCDGVSSNTSPSTSSFSMEAAMEPPFLGEFGMEGLDNVFYTPDNTYVQGLDWVNLYI, via the exons ATGAACCATCAGGTTGCAGCTGATGAAATGGTACTCATTTCCCAGTACTATCCTGATATTTACACCCAACTGGTACCACAACAAG gagagTCAAAACCACGGCGTAGGCGTAAGAAGAAGCAAGGAGAAGGGAGTGGGAGTGGGATTATGAGGAAGAGGAAGCTGAGTGATGAACAAGTGAATCTACTTGAGCAAAGCTTTGGGAGCGAGCACAAACTGGAGTCAGAGAGGAAGGACAAGCTCGCCTCAGAGCTGGGGCTTGACCCTCGCCAAGTTGCTGTTTGGTTCCAGAACCGGAGGGCTCGCTGGAAGAGCAAGAAGCTTGAGGAGGAATATTCCAAGTTGAAGTCTGATCATGACACTAATGTCGTTGAGAAATGCCGTCTTGAATCTGAG GTTTTGAAGTTGAAGGACCAGTTATCTGAAGCAGAGAAGGAGATACAAAGGTTACTATTAGAACGCTGTGATGGGGTTTCGAGCAACACTAGTCCAAGTACTTCATCTTTCTCAATGGAAGCTGCTATGGAACCACCATTTCTTGGGGAGTTTGGAATGGAGGGATTGGATAATGTGTTCTATACACCAGATAACACTTATGTTCAGGGATTAGATTGGGTTAACCTATATATTTGA